In one window of Acidobacteriota bacterium DNA:
- a CDS encoding amidohydrolase family protein, whose amino-acid sequence MKIRIGFVTALLLVSASATAQTSTSREEGLRRVYPASVALTNARIVVSPGQVIENGTLIVRDGRVEAVGSGARVPGDLVAIDLEGATVMPGFVDPYTEYGLSNVKALNPKKEGDAPKYDATRIGPDAWNDAIHSEIDWVERFEPSEKDAEALRKRGVTTVQSAKMDGIFRGRGFVANLGSGLPAEMIVVPRSRMFLSFDKGSSSQEYPSSLMGSIALIRQTFYDAAWWERAAGTPERETNVALEAIAGYDGPWIFAADDELTLLRAAAIAREHGLQLIHVGSQREYQRLDAIAALGQPIILPLKFPDKPAVSTIEDELDVDLADMRHWERAPANPAALAERGVRFAFTGRELSDKDFFASLRTVVERGLSSEVALAALTTIPAALAGADSEVGSLQPGRHANFLVVEGDLFTDEEARIREVWVEGRRLSELVPRRERDLTGTYEVEIGGETYLLEVSGERGAIKGTLVRGEQRIDVVDLRESLDSLQFGVPMDDVGIEGVARFSISEIEDEVSGQVTLPGGMPAGIMLSRRAPLEEPEEETGEEEEIASELSTEEEGVLSEPTIVSRLTWPNVAFGYEAYPAQETVLVRNATIWTLEGEGKIENADLLVSDGKISAVGTGLRPPSNTRVIDATGKHVTPGMIDEHSHLAISRGVNEGSHAVTAEVRIGDVVNSDDIGMYRALAGGTTTAQLLHGSANPIGGQAQVIKFRWGLLPEELKFDAAPPSIKFALGENVKQSNWGEEHSIRYPQTRMGVYTLMKDRFLRAREYGAERARFDALSRRDRQRAVEPRRDLQLETLREILDGERFVHSHSYVQSEILMLMRLAEELGFRIQTFTHILEGYKVAPEMAAHGAGASTFSDWWAYKFEVYDAIPYNPCLMHEAGVVTSINSDSSELIRRLNQEAGKSVMYCGMDEVEALKLATLNPAKQLRVDHRVGSLAQGKDADFVIWSDHPLSTYSRAEQTWVDGRPMFTLERDARLRREVNEERAALVQKVLRAGKGKKDDEKKEPAGPEPDWHCEDVVDIWKLESAGGAR is encoded by the coding sequence ATGAAAATACGGATCGGTTTCGTGACGGCTCTTCTTCTCGTGAGTGCTAGCGCAACGGCTCAGACGTCGACCTCGCGAGAGGAAGGCCTGAGGAGGGTATACCCCGCGAGTGTCGCACTCACCAACGCGAGAATCGTCGTCTCGCCCGGTCAGGTCATCGAGAATGGAACATTGATCGTCCGCGACGGCCGCGTCGAGGCAGTTGGCAGCGGCGCACGGGTGCCCGGAGATCTGGTCGCCATCGATCTCGAGGGAGCCACGGTCATGCCCGGCTTCGTCGATCCGTACACCGAGTACGGTCTGTCCAACGTGAAGGCCCTCAACCCGAAAAAGGAGGGGGACGCTCCGAAATACGATGCGACACGAATCGGCCCGGACGCCTGGAACGACGCAATCCACTCCGAGATCGACTGGGTCGAGCGGTTCGAGCCCTCCGAAAAGGATGCGGAGGCACTTCGGAAGCGTGGTGTGACGACCGTCCAGTCCGCGAAGATGGACGGCATCTTTCGCGGCAGGGGCTTCGTCGCGAATCTCGGCTCAGGCCTGCCCGCCGAAATGATCGTGGTTCCGCGGTCGAGGATGTTCCTTTCTTTCGACAAGGGGAGCTCATCGCAGGAGTATCCCTCCTCGCTCATGGGCTCGATCGCACTGATCCGGCAGACCTTTTACGATGCGGCGTGGTGGGAGAGGGCGGCCGGAACGCCGGAGCGGGAAACCAACGTGGCGCTCGAAGCAATCGCCGGTTATGACGGACCCTGGATTTTTGCGGCCGACGACGAGCTGACCCTTCTGCGCGCTGCGGCGATCGCGCGCGAGCACGGGCTGCAGCTGATTCACGTCGGGTCGCAGCGAGAGTATCAACGCCTCGATGCGATCGCCGCGCTCGGTCAGCCGATCATCCTGCCGTTGAAGTTCCCGGACAAACCGGCGGTCAGCACGATCGAGGACGAGCTCGACGTCGATCTCGCCGACATGCGTCACTGGGAGCGCGCCCCGGCAAATCCCGCCGCGCTGGCGGAGCGGGGAGTGCGATTCGCGTTCACCGGCCGAGAGCTCAGCGACAAGGATTTCTTCGCGAGTCTCAGGACCGTCGTCGAGCGGGGGCTTTCGAGCGAGGTCGCCCTCGCGGCGCTCACGACGATTCCGGCGGCTCTGGCAGGTGCGGACTCCGAGGTGGGAAGCCTTCAGCCCGGCCGCCATGCGAACTTCCTCGTGGTCGAAGGGGATCTGTTCACCGACGAAGAGGCAAGGATTCGCGAGGTGTGGGTCGAGGGGCGTCGTCTCAGCGAGCTCGTCCCGCGTCGCGAGCGGGACCTCACGGGCACGTATGAAGTGGAGATCGGCGGAGAAACCTATCTTCTGGAAGTCAGCGGCGAGCGGGGCGCGATCAAGGGGACGCTCGTTCGCGGAGAACAGAGAATCGACGTCGTCGATCTGAGGGAGAGTCTCGACTCTCTGCAGTTCGGCGTGCCGATGGACGACGTCGGAATCGAGGGTGTTGCCCGGTTCTCCATCTCGGAGATCGAAGACGAGGTTTCGGGACAGGTGACCCTCCCCGGTGGCATGCCCGCCGGAATCATGCTTTCGCGCCGCGCGCCGCTCGAGGAGCCGGAGGAGGAGACGGGCGAAGAGGAAGAAATCGCCTCCGAGTTGTCGACCGAGGAAGAGGGAGTCCTGTCGGAACCGACGATCGTTTCGCGACTCACGTGGCCGAATGTGGCGTTCGGCTACGAGGCGTACCCGGCGCAGGAAACCGTTCTCGTCCGGAACGCAACCATTTGGACTCTCGAGGGAGAAGGAAAGATCGAGAACGCCGATCTTCTCGTCTCCGACGGAAAGATCTCTGCTGTCGGAACGGGCCTTCGTCCTCCCTCGAATACTCGGGTGATCGACGCCACCGGCAAACACGTCACTCCGGGGATGATCGACGAACATTCGCATCTCGCGATCTCCCGCGGCGTGAACGAAGGGTCGCACGCGGTGACCGCGGAGGTTCGCATCGGCGACGTCGTCAACTCGGACGACATCGGGATGTACCGCGCGCTCGCCGGAGGAACGACGACGGCTCAGCTTCTCCATGGATCGGCGAATCCGATCGGAGGACAGGCTCAGGTGATCAAGTTCCGATGGGGACTGTTGCCGGAAGAGCTGAAGTTCGACGCGGCGCCACCTTCGATCAAGTTCGCGCTCGGTGAGAACGTGAAACAGTCGAACTGGGGCGAGGAACACTCGATTCGCTATCCGCAGACCCGGATGGGCGTGTACACATTGATGAAAGATCGTTTCCTCCGCGCGAGGGAGTATGGCGCGGAACGGGCGCGGTTCGACGCGCTCTCCCGGCGTGACAGACAGCGTGCGGTGGAACCACGGCGCGATCTTCAGCTCGAGACCCTGAGGGAGATTCTCGACGGCGAACGGTTCGTCCACAGTCACTCGTACGTTCAGAGCGAGATTCTGATGCTGATGCGTCTCGCCGAAGAGCTCGGGTTCCGCATCCAGACATTCACCCACATTCTCGAGGGCTACAAAGTCGCCCCCGAGATGGCGGCTCACGGAGCGGGGGCATCCACGTTTTCCGACTGGTGGGCCTACAAGTTCGAGGTCTACGACGCGATTCCGTACAACCCGTGTCTGATGCACGAGGCAGGAGTCGTCACATCGATCAACTCCGACTCCTCGGAGCTCATCCGACGCCTCAACCAGGAGGCCGGTAAATCGGTGATGTACTGCGGAATGGATGAGGTGGAAGCGCTGAAGCTCGCGACGCTCAACCCTGCCAAGCAACTTCGGGTGGATCATCGCGTCGGGAGTCTGGCGCAGGGGAAGGACGCCGATTTCGTCATCTGGAGCGATCATCCGCTCTCCACCTACTCGCGAGCCGAACAGACATGGGTCGATGGGCGGCCGATGTTCACGCTCGAAAGAGATGCGCGGCTGCGCCGGGAAGTGAACGAGGAACGCGCTGCGCTCGTCCAGAAAGTGTTGAGGGCGGGCAAGGGTAAAAAGGACGATGAGAAGAAAGAGCCGGCCGGGCCCGAGCCTGACTGGCACTGCGAAGACGTGGTCGACATCTGGAAGCTCGAGTCGGCGGGAGGTGCACGATGA